CAGAAGTATGTTTAAAATAAAGGGATCTCTTCGGGCTTTTTTAAAATCAAACTCGTCTTCTCCCAGCACCGTGTAATTTATTTCATGCCCTAAATCTTTTTCGGATTTTTTAACGAGTTCTTGCAAATACTTTATGTCCACAGCCCCTACCAAAAGAAGGTCCACTTCGTTTGGAGTGGCAATCCTTCCCTGCGCAAATTCGGTGGATAAAAGGGCAAATTTAACTTTTCCAAGCTCCGCAAGGTTTTTAACAATAAGACCTCCCAACCCCACTTCTTTATTTACAAAAGATAATATCTCGCTAAAAGAGGAATAATCGGTTCTAACGGAGTAAAAAATTTTGTTAGTCTTGGGTTCTTTTTTGAGCATCCCGCATTTTTGCAAGCGGTCTAATTCCCTTCTTACCGCATTTATTTCCGTGCCTACTCTTCGGGCAAGTTCTCTTATATGCAAGGGAGTATGCAGATTTTTATAGAGTTCCAAAATTATTTTAGTTCTCACTTCGGAGGTGATTATATCTTTGAGCATTTTGGTTACCCTTCATTGTGTAACGAAACTCAACGAGTCGGCGCTTTTAGTGGGGATGATTTCAACCCAAATCTGACCGCGATTAAATTCCATTTCTTTTCCGCTTTCATCATAAAAAAATGTTCTTTCTCTAATGGACGATTTAGACCAAGTGGCGTTTATAACCTTTCCGTCCATAAATATTTTTGCGGTACCCGACCCAACAATATCGTATAAAAGATGGTTCTTTTTATCCTCTGCGGAAGTCTCTTTCGTAAATTGAACCACAACATCTTTGGCGACAATATCCTTTTGATTTTCCGCGTCAATAAATTTCACCCCGCCTTGATATCTTGTATATTCATTGGTGTCTTTGTTGTATTTCCACACCACCTCAAAATTAGGTTCTTCCCAAAAATTAAATTTAATATCGGTAACAAAGCCTCTGCCAGAGGGAGAGGAATCGTCCTTAAATTTCCAAGTTTCAAACTTAATAAATTTTGTCCAGCCTTCTTCAGGATACTTGTTTGGCGCTTCTTTCCACAACGCGGGTGTTCCGGTATATCCCGTGTGTTCTAAAGCCACATCTCTGCTAGTGTCTCGGTAATAGGCAGTGTCGCCTAGCCACATTTGGTCTAGGCTAGCAAGACCTACATCATTTATATGCTGATACGCGTCCGCTTTGGGGTTTGTTTCAGAGTAGTCTTTAGTGCCATCGGGAAATGTTGGCGCGTAAGCTCCGCCCCAATGCGCGTACCAGGAAAAATATTCTGCCGCTAAATCAATAAAATGAACGCGCGCCGACCTAACAGGCCCCGCCTTTTCGGCGTCTGTGGAATGAAAAATAGGCATTAGGCGAGTTATACCTCCTTCGGCAACGGCTTCGTAAACAATGTCCGCCGCAGTAAGACCAGATTGAGGCCTTGCGTCTATGTGATTATTTACCATTATCGCCAACGGACGGCGACTCATAAATTGTTCGTACTCCTCTTTGGTGTGATAAACCCCATTTATTGGGCTTGCAAATTCCTTAACGGCGTTTGGGTTGTTTGTACTGCTTTTGGAGGGTCCTTCCCCCAGAGGACTTTCTATGGAAACATTTTTATTTGCGAAGAACTTTTGGTAAACAAAAAATCCCGTGGCGGATAAAATTGCAATGGTAAAAAATACAGTTATTATTGTTAAAACAATTTTCCTAATTGGTTTTACTGGTGGGGGTTCGCTTATTTCCGCCTCTGGCGCTAAAGTGAACTCGTTTTTGTTTTCCGAAATATTTTTTTCTATTATTTCCATATTTAAAAAACTAACTTTTCTCGGCGTTCTCTAACGCCTTTCTCTCTTCTGATGATAACTCAATTTTATTATCTTTTCCAGAAGAAATTTCTTTGATGTAAGTTCTAGTGGATTCCCTGTTGTGAAGCCCAGAGATGATAAGTCCCTCATTCAACTTATTTAATATAGCCACCGCAAAGGATAAGTTCCCTCCCATAGATTTAAAAGGATTAAATTTAACCACTCCTATTTTTTGAAAAGATTTTTGAGATACTTTTTTAAGCTTTTCTAAATCTTGCGAGATTTGTATTAGGGTGTTTAAGTCCAAAGATTTTGCTATTTTTGAAAGTTTTTTAATTTTTATTAGCAAAAACCCAAAGGTTGCGGTGTTTACAATAAAAAGGATAGATAAGAGAATATAAAGAGTACCTATGTTATCCATTATGTGTATAATATCACAATAGCAAAAAATCCGAAACCAATATCAACTTTCCCAAAAAGGGACTACCCCGATTCGGGGTAGTCCCTTTTTGATACGAGATGTGCTAAAATTTTAATATGAGCAGGAAAAAGGATAAGAATTACCGCAGAAAAATAGAAGCGTTACGGGCGCAGTTGTCGTCCCAGCCTGTGGCGCATAAACCGTCCGTTTCCGTTAAAGGGGACAACATTGTTGCGCAGAGCCCTTTGCCTAAAAATCAATTGGCGGATGCTGATTACACTTCAGTTGCGGTGGTTAAAAAAGAGGTAGTTAAATCGCTTTTGTTGAGTTTAATTTGTTTTTCTATTATTTTTGCTGTTTATATTTTAGGGCGGTAAGTAAGCGCTTCGGATAAATGGTTTTGGGCAATCTCTTTTGAATTTTCCAAGTCCGCTATTGTTCTTGCCACTTTTATGATTCTAAAATACGCTCTTGCTGACAATCCCATTTGAGTTACCGCGTGTCTTAAAGTGTTTAAACATTCGTTATTTAGTTTGCAAAATTCTTTAATTTCTTTGGGTTTCATTTCCGCGTTTCCGGTAATATTTAGATTCTTAAACCTTTTAATTTGAATGTTTTTAGCTTTTTGCGTTTCTTCTCTCATTTGTTTAGATGTTTTGCCATAAACGGCTCTTTCCTCTATTAGCTTATCCGTTTCAACCGCCGGCACATCTATGTGGATATCAATTCTATCCAAAATGGGGCCGGAGATTCTTTTTTGGTAGCGAATTATTTGGTTAGGAAAGCACGAACAGCTTTTTTTGGGGTCTCCCAAAAACCCGCAGGGGCAGGGATTAAAAGCAACAACCAGCATAACGCGACTTGGGAATTTTATGGAGCCGGCGGCTCTGCTTATAGTTATAAAACCATCTTCTATTGGTTGTCGCAGAGCTTCTAAAACATGTCGTGGCAATTCCGCAAATTCATCCAAAAACAAAACACCTCGGTGAGCAAGAGAAATCTCTCCTGGCAAAAGGTTTGACGAACCTCCAACAAGACCCGCGCGGGAGGTGGTGTGATGCGGGCTTCTAAAGGGGCGAGTTTTTATAATGGACAAGTCTGGGCTTAAATTTCCGGAAATGGAATATATTTTGGTAACCTCCAAAGCTTCTTGTGGGGTAGGGTTTGGCAGAATAGAAGGAAGACATCTTGCAAGCATAGTCTTTCCCGCCCCGGGCGGACCTTTCATTGAGATATTATGTCCCCCCGCGCAGGCAACTTGCAAGGCTCGTTTAACATGTTGTTGTCCCCGAACTTCGGAAAAATCAAATTCGTAATGTACCTCTTCGGTTAATAGTTCTTCCAGATTAATGGTTTTAGCGGGATAAATAATCTTTTCGCCGGAAAAATGGTTGCAAATATCCGTAAGCGAGTTTACAGGACGTACAAAAACATCGGACACAATGCTTGCTTCTTTAACATTTAGTTGTGGCAAAAAGATATTGGCAAACTTTCTTTCCTTTGCCATTAAGGCTATGGGCAATACGGAGGAGGTGTGTCTTAGCCCACCGTCAAGGGAAAGTTCTCCTATAAACACATCTTTAGAAGGGTCAAAGAACATTTGCTTGTCGGCTAAAAGTATTCCCACGGCAATAGGAAAATCAAAGGCGGAACCTTTTTTGGGAAGGTCGGCGGGGGCTAAGTTTACGGTAATTCTTTTATCAGGAAACTTAAAACCGCAGTTTTTAATGGCGCTACGAACCCGTTCTTTTGCTTCGTCCACTTCTTTTGAAGCAAGACCTACAATAGAAAAACCGGGGAATCCTTGATGGTCAATAGACACTTCAATTTCAATAGGAAAAGGTTCCAATCCGACCACAGTGCCAGAGGTAATTTTTGCTATAGGCATAATACTATAATAGAAGCTCAAGGCTCAAATGTCAAAATTAAAAAAGAAAGCGGTGGGAACTTTGCTAATTTTCCCACCGCCGTAGCGCGCACAAAATATAAAATAATATCCCTACTCTTTTAGAATAGGATAGCTATCCGTTTCTTGTAAGCGGGTTTCTTCTGCCTCGTCCGTGGGCAGAAGGCGCCCTTCCTTACCTTGTAACCACTCAAGGAGCTTCCTCCAGTTCTCCCTGATAGAGTCCAATAATCTAGTGTCTGCGCTCATATTTTGCGCTAAAGCGAGGTGCTTCTGCCTTCTTGGTGTACGCTCGTCGTTCATTTTATTCTCTCCTCGGCGCGTGGCGCCATAAATTGTGAAGCGGATGTCTTATCCGCTATTTGCTCATTCGCCCAGTTCAATAGGGAAATAATAGCATAAAAATACCCCAAGTGTCAACTATGGGGTCTAAACAGAGGGGTAACTACTCGCAGTCATCAGCACAGCGTCATTGCGATCCGCCCTGGGCGGGGAAGCAATCCCGGTGAGATTGTTTCGTCGTTCGCCTACGGCTCTCTTCTCGCAATGACGAGAATTACCAACTATTCATTTTATTTGACTTATGTGTTAATATATATTTAGAATAATGAGCTTGAGTAACCGCATTAATTATTGGCTTTTATGGGGTTGAAAGACAGAAATGGCTCTACTGCGGGGTGCAATTAGACTAGCTTGCTAGTATCGAAAGCACTACGATGAAGGAACGCCGCCCTTCCAACTCCATAAGAGTTCGTAATTCTTCAAATAGTTTTCGTTCCTTAACCTAAAACAAGTAACAATATAATTCCTATTTTCCGCAAAACCATCGAGGGAAATTTCCTGTGCTACTTCTATGGAACAAAAATAAAGGTCCCCCTTAAGTTTCTTTACTAAACAAAATGCTCCCCTCTTACTAGCTCTATTTTTGTATATCTTATCTGGGTATTTCGTTATAGTATGAACATTTCTTATTATAAAGTCGAATTCTTCTGCGGGTTTTTTGTCGTACAGGTGTTTCAATATTTTTGTGTTTAAATATGCTCTCGAAGAATCTAGACCGCAGACTTTTTTAACCTCATTAGTAAGATTACAAACAAAAACTGTTTCTTCAAATACAGGTTGCTTGGACGCTGTGTTTTTCACACTTCCAGTATAACATTAAAGTTGTCGCAAAGACGAAGCTCCTTTTTTGAATTTCATCCTTTGTAGGTTTTGGGTTTTTTGGTACACTTCATAATAAGGAGGTGATTTTATGAGTATGCACAGCGACCAAAGGGTAGGGGTTTTTGTGGATGTTTCAAATATGTACTACAGCGCCAAAAATTTGTACGGCGCTAAGGTTGATTTTGGAAAGGTTTTGCATTCCGCTGTTTCGGGAAGAAAACTAATCAGAGCTTTTGCCTATGTTATAAAAGCGGATGTTGGGGCGGAAAAAGAGTTTTTTGACGCTTTGGAAAAAAGAGGGTTTGAAGTAAGAACCAAAGATTTGCAAGTCTTTTTTGGCGGGGCTAAAAAGGGTGATTGGGATGTGGGTATTGCTATGGACGCTATCCGTCTTGCCGACAAAGTGGATGTGATAGTTCTTGTTACCGGCGACGGCGATTTTTCAGCTTTGGTAGATTACTTAAAAAACAATAAAGGTTGCAGGGTAGAAGTGGTGGGTTTTGAAAGAACCACTTCATCAATGCTTGTTAGCGCGGCCGACCATTTTGTTAATTTGGAAGATAAACCAAACGACTTTTTGATAAAAAGCAAATGAAAAAATGAAAAAAAAAGCGGAAAGTAAAAATCTTATTAAAAGGGTGTTGTGGGTTTTTTACGCAATTGCCCTTTTTGGGGTGGTAGTGTTTTCTTTGTACCATCTTCTTTTTGCCAAAACGGTTATACCCGGAACGCGTATCAAAAACGCTAATTTAGGAAGGCTTAACTTTTCGCAGACTCTTGTGGCAATTAAAGGGCAAATCCCAAACAATCAAACTCTAAAACTTACTTACGGCGACCAAACTTTTGATATACCTTTGCAAGAAATAGGGCTTAATTATGATATTGAACAAACCGCAAAAACCGCTTTTAAAGTAGGCAGGGACGGGAATTTTTTTGAGAATTTTAAGGCAAAAGTTGCGGGTATTTTTAATCCTATTTATATCAACTATGTTTTTTCTTACGAAGACGAAGCTTTAAACGACAGACTTGATGTTATTGTCAAAAGCGTGGATACCCCGCATAGCGACGCGCGTTTTTCTTTATCCGCAAACGGCGATTTAATAATTATCCCAGAAGAAACGGGCGCGGTGATGGATAAGGAAAGTGTTAAAAGCGAAATTCTAAAAAACATTTCAAACGCCGTTTTTTTAGATTTGTCGGTAAAAACCGATGGTTACCAACCTAAATTAACGCAAGGGGACTTGGAAACGGTTCAAGCAAAAGTGGGGGAGCTTATAAACAACCTCCCGATGTTTGTTTTTGGGGAAAAGTCTTGGAAGATAACCAAAAACGATTTTTTGCTGATGGTTGTTTTTTCCAGAAAAGATGCGCAAGTTGAAATAAGCGCGGATAAAGAAAAGGTCAAAAAATTTGTTATTTCTATAGCCGAGCAAATAAATCGCCCGCCCAAATCGGAAATCTTTAAAGTTGAAGGGGAAAAGGTAGTGGATTTTCGTTTGCCAACGCCGGGGTTTGTTGTTAAAGAGCATCCCGCGGTGGAAATATTTTCTTTGGCATTGCTTGATAGTTTTATGGAAAGGCAGATTGATATTCCGGTGGAGGAGTTTATGCCTTTTTCTCAAGACAACTCGTATGGAATTAAAGAACTTATTGGCGAGGGGGTTTCCACATTTGTGGGGTCTGCCGCGGGAAGAATGTTTAATATTGAGCTTGCGGCAAAAAACTTAAATGGGATTTTAATAGCTCCCGGAGAAATTTTTTCTTTTAATAGCAATGTAGGCCCCATAGATTATGCCCACGGTTTTACTTCAGCGTATATTATAAGCAAAGGACGCACTGTTTTAGGCGAGGGTGGCGGGGTTTGCCAAGTTTCCACAACTTTTTTTAGAGCGGTATTAAATTCGGGCCTGCCTGTGATTTCCAGAACAGCGCACGCGTATAGGGTAAGTTATTATGAGCAGG
This is a stretch of genomic DNA from Patescibacteria group bacterium. It encodes these proteins:
- a CDS encoding YifB family Mg chelatase-like AAA ATPase, producing MPIAKITSGTVVGLEPFPIEIEVSIDHQGFPGFSIVGLASKEVDEAKERVRSAIKNCGFKFPDKRITVNLAPADLPKKGSAFDFPIAVGILLADKQMFFDPSKDVFIGELSLDGGLRHTSSVLPIALMAKERKFANIFLPQLNVKEASIVSDVFVRPVNSLTDICNHFSGEKIIYPAKTINLEELLTEEVHYEFDFSEVRGQQHVKRALQVACAGGHNISMKGPPGAGKTMLARCLPSILPNPTPQEALEVTKIYSISGNLSPDLSIIKTRPFRSPHHTTSRAGLVGGSSNLLPGEISLAHRGVLFLDEFAELPRHVLEALRQPIEDGFITISRAAGSIKFPSRVMLVVAFNPCPCGFLGDPKKSCSCFPNQIIRYQKRISGPILDRIDIHIDVPAVETDKLIEERAVYGKTSKQMREETQKAKNIQIKRFKNLNITGNAEMKPKEIKEFCKLNNECLNTLRHAVTQMGLSARAYFRIIKVARTIADLENSKEIAQNHLSEALTYRPKI
- a CDS encoding DUF3048 domain-containing protein, which codes for MEIIEKNISENKNEFTLAPEAEISEPPPVKPIRKIVLTIITVFFTIAILSATGFFVYQKFFANKNVSIESPLGEGPSKSSTNNPNAVKEFASPINGVYHTKEEYEQFMSRRPLAIMVNNHIDARPQSGLTAADIVYEAVAEGGITRLMPIFHSTDAEKAGPVRSARVHFIDLAAEYFSWYAHWGGAYAPTFPDGTKDYSETNPKADAYQHINDVGLASLDQMWLGDTAYYRDTSRDVALEHTGYTGTPALWKEAPNKYPEEGWTKFIKFETWKFKDDSSPSGRGFVTDIKFNFWEEPNFEVVWKYNKDTNEYTRYQGGVKFIDAENQKDIVAKDVVVQFTKETSAEDKKNHLLYDIVGSGTAKIFMDGKVINATWSKSSIRERTFFYDESGKEMEFNRGQIWVEIIPTKSADSLSFVTQ
- a CDS encoding winged helix-turn-helix domain-containing protein, coding for MLKDIITSEVRTKIILELYKNLHTPLHIRELARRVGTEINAVRRELDRLQKCGMLKKEPKTNKIFYSVRTDYSSFSEILSFVNKEVGLGGLIVKNLAELGKVKFALLSTEFAQGRIATPNEVDLLLVGAVDIKYLQELVKKSEKDLGHEINYTVLGEDEFDFKKARRDPFILNILLQGRVVLVGDESKFCLVK
- a CDS encoding DUF4446 family protein produces the protein MDNIGTLYILLSILFIVNTATFGFLLIKIKKLSKIAKSLDLNTLIQISQDLEKLKKVSQKSFQKIGVVKFNPFKSMGGNLSFAVAILNKLNEGLIISGLHNRESTRTYIKEISSGKDNKIELSSEERKALENAEKS
- a CDS encoding NYN domain-containing protein, whose product is MSMHSDQRVGVFVDVSNMYYSAKNLYGAKVDFGKVLHSAVSGRKLIRAFAYVIKADVGAEKEFFDALEKRGFEVRTKDLQVFFGGAKKGDWDVGIAMDAIRLADKVDVIVLVTGDGDFSALVDYLKNNKGCRVEVVGFERTTSSMLVSAADHFVNLEDKPNDFLIKSK
- a CDS encoding VanW family protein, whose translation is MKKKAESKNLIKRVLWVFYAIALFGVVVFSLYHLLFAKTVIPGTRIKNANLGRLNFSQTLVAIKGQIPNNQTLKLTYGDQTFDIPLQEIGLNYDIEQTAKTAFKVGRDGNFFENFKAKVAGIFNPIYINYVFSYEDEALNDRLDVIVKSVDTPHSDARFSLSANGDLIIIPEETGAVMDKESVKSEILKNISNAVFLDLSVKTDGYQPKLTQGDLETVQAKVGELINNLPMFVFGEKSWKITKNDFLLMVVFSRKDAQVEISADKEKVKKFVISIAEQINRPPKSEIFKVEGEKVVDFRLPTPGFVVKEHPAVEIFSLALLDSFMERQIDIPVEEFMPFSQDNSYGIKELIGEGVSTFVGSAAGRMFNIELAAKNLNGILIAPGEIFSFNSNVGPIDYAHGFTSAYIISKGRTVLGEGGGVCQVSTTFFRAVLNSGLPVISRTAHAYRVSYYEQDMPVGFDATVYQPTVDFKFKNDTQNYILVQSEYIAKESKLYFRLYGTKDGRVVKSLNSKILSQTPPPAPLYQDDPSLPKGVTKQVDWSAWGAVVELKRVVEKNGKVLYEDTFISNYQPWKAVYLVGTAE